The following proteins are encoded in a genomic region of Bufo bufo chromosome 11, aBufBuf1.1, whole genome shotgun sequence:
- the LOC120982510 gene encoding uncharacterized protein LOC120982510 isoform X8 yields MWMGHQVEVWSCVGCYVDGSPGGGVELCGLLCGWVTRWRCGAVWAVMWMGHQVEVWSSVGCYVDGSPDGGVELCGLLCGWVTRWRCGAVWAVMWMGHQVEVWSCVGCYVDGSPGGGVELCGPLCGWVTRWRCGAVWAVMWMGHQVEVWSCVGRYVDGSPGGGVELCGLLCGWVTRWRCGAVWAVMWMGHQVEVWSCVGCYVDGSPGGGVELCGLLCGWVTRWRCGAVWAVTWMGHQVEVWSCVGCYVDGSPDGGVELCGLLCGWVTRWRCGAVWAVTWMGHQVEVWSSVGCYVDGSPGGGVELCGLLCGWVTRWRCGAVWAVMWMGHQMEVWSSVGCYVDGSPGGGVEQCGQ; encoded by the exons ATGTGgatgggtcaccaggtggaggtGTGGAGCTGTGTGGGCTGTTATGTGgatgggtcaccaggtggaggtGTGGAGCTGTGTGGGCTGTTATGTGGATGGGTCACCAGATGGAGGTGTGGAGCAGTGTGGGCTGTTATGTGgatgggtcaccag gtggaggtGTGGAGCAGTGTGGGCTGTTATGTGGATGGGTCACCAGATGGAGGTGTGGAGCTGTGTGGGCTGTTATGTGgatgggtcaccaggtggaggtGTGGAGCTGTGTGGGCTGTTATGTGgatgggtcaccaggtggaggtGTGGAGCTGTGTGGGCTGTTATGTGgatgggtcaccaggtggaggtGTGGAGCTGTGTGGGCCGTTATGTGgatgggtcaccaggtggaggtGTGGAGCAGTGTGGGCTGTTATGTGgatgggtcaccaggtggag GTGTGGAGCTGTGTGGGCCGTTATGTGgatgggtcaccaggtggaggtGTGGAGCTGTGTGGGCTGTTATGTGgatgggtcaccag gtggaggtGTGGAGCTGTGTGGGCCGTTATGTGgatgggtcaccaggtggaggtGTGGAGCTGTGTGGGCTGTTATGTGgatgggtcaccaggtggaggtGTGGAGCTGTGTGGGCTGTTATGTGgatgggtcaccaggtggaggtgtggagcagtgtgggcagtgacgtggatgggtcaccag gtggaggtGTGGAGCTGTGTGGGCTGTTATGTGGATGGGTCACCAGATGGAGGTGTGGAGCTGTGTGGGCTGTTATGTGgatgggtcaccaggtggaggtgtggagcagtgtgggcagtgacgtggatgggtcaccag gtggaggtGTGGAGCAGTGTGGGCTGTTATGTGgatgggtcaccaggtggaggtGTGGAGCTGTGTGGGCTGTTATGTGgatgggtcaccaggtggaggtGTGGAGCTGTGTGGGCTGTTATGTGGATGGGTCACCAGATGGAGGTGTGGAGCAGTGTGGGCTGTTATGTGgatgggtcaccaggtggaggtgtggagcagtgtgggcagtga